In a single window of the Streptococcus ilei genome:
- the coaE gene encoding dephospho-CoA kinase (Dephospho-CoA kinase (CoaE) performs the final step in coenzyme A biosynthesis.), producing MGKIIGLTGGIASGKSTVTSYLREKGYAVIDADRVVHDLQAQGGELYQALVEHFGTEILLDTGDLNRPALAERIFSSQNEIAWSNQVQGEMIRKALARERDRLAETEDLFFMDIPLLIEQGYLDWFDQVWLVYVTEDTQLERLMERNALTEDQVRDRLAAQMSLEEKKALVDLVIDNNSKRDHLYQQIDRVLEQIERR from the coding sequence ATGGGAAAGATTATTGGATTAACAGGAGGGATTGCCTCTGGTAAGTCGACTGTGACCTCCTATTTGAGAGAAAAAGGCTATGCTGTCATTGATGCTGATCGTGTGGTCCATGACTTACAGGCACAAGGTGGAGAGCTCTATCAAGCTTTGGTAGAGCATTTTGGGACAGAAATCCTTCTAGATACTGGAGATTTGAATCGTCCTGCTCTGGCTGAACGCATTTTTTCAAGCCAGAATGAGATCGCCTGGTCCAACCAGGTACAAGGCGAAATGATTCGCAAAGCCCTGGCGCGAGAACGGGATCGATTGGCAGAAACAGAAGACCTCTTTTTCATGGATATCCCCTTGTTAATCGAGCAGGGATATCTGGACTGGTTTGACCAAGTCTGGCTGGTCTATGTGACGGAGGATACTCAGTTAGAACGTTTGATGGAAAGAAATGCTTTGACAGAGGACCAGGTGCGCGATCGTTTGGCGGCCCAGATGTCTCTGGAGGAGAAAAAAGCTCTTGTGGATCTCGTGATTGATAACAATAGCAAGCGTGATCACCTCTATCAGCAAATTGATAGGGTTTTAGAACAAATAGAAAGAAGATGA
- the mutM gene encoding DNA-formamidopyrimidine glycosylase: protein MPELPEVETVRRGLEKLILGKTIQSVEVKYPKMIQTDLDAFRQDLPGQEIRSMGRRGKYLLFHLTDLVLISHLRMEGKYFFYPDEVPFRKHAHVFFHFTDGSTLVYEDVRKFGTMEVLVPELVDSYFVNKKIGPEPTEAEFKWPAFQAALKKSKKPIKSALLDQKLVAGLGNIYVDEVLYRAKVHPARLGQSLTAPEARAVRKETIAVLAQAVEKGGSTIRSYSNAFGEDGTMQEQHQVYGKTGQPCSRCGSPIEKIQLGGRGTHFCPHCQKVK, encoded by the coding sequence ATGCCCGAGTTACCAGAAGTTGAGACCGTCCGACGTGGTCTTGAGAAATTAATTCTAGGGAAAACCATCCAATCCGTGGAAGTAAAGTATCCTAAGATGATTCAGACGGATCTGGATGCTTTTCGTCAAGATCTTCCAGGTCAAGAGATTCGATCCATGGGGCGTCGTGGGAAATACCTCTTGTTTCATCTGACGGATTTGGTTTTGATCTCGCATTTGCGGATGGAAGGCAAGTATTTCTTTTATCCAGACGAAGTCCCTTTTCGCAAGCACGCCCATGTCTTCTTTCATTTTACAGATGGTAGCACCCTGGTCTATGAAGATGTCCGCAAGTTTGGGACCATGGAAGTCCTAGTGCCTGAGCTTGTAGACAGCTATTTTGTGAATAAAAAAATTGGTCCAGAGCCGACAGAAGCGGAATTTAAATGGCCTGCCTTCCAAGCAGCTCTGAAAAAATCAAAGAAACCCATTAAATCAGCCCTTTTGGATCAAAAATTGGTGGCTGGTCTGGGCAATATCTATGTGGACGAGGTGCTCTATCGAGCCAAGGTTCATCCAGCCCGTTTGGGGCAAAGTTTGACTGCTCCAGAAGCCAGAGCCGTTCGCAAAGAAACAATTGCCGTATTAGCTCAGGCTGTCGAAAAGGGAGGCTCCACCATTCGCTCCTACAGCAATGCCTTCGGAGAAGATGGCACTATGCAGGAACAACACCAAGTCTATGGGAAAACGGGTCAGCCTTGTAGTCGTTGTGGCTCTCCAATCGAGAAAATCCAACTTGGGGGACGGGGGACTCATTTTTGTCCCCATTGTCAAAAGGTAAAGTAA
- the era gene encoding GTPase Era yields the protein MTFKSGFVAILGRPNVGKSTFLNHVMGQKIAIMSDKAQTTRNKIMGIYTTDKEQIVFIDTPGIHKPKTALGDFMVESAYSTLREVDTVLFMVPADEPRGKGDDMIIERLKAAKVPVILVVNKIDKVHPDQLLAQIDDFRSQMDFKEIVPISALQGNNVSHLIDILSENLEEGFQYFPADQITDHPERFLVSEMIREKVLHLTREEIPHSVAVVVDSMKRDEETDKVHIRATIMVERDSQKGIIIGKGGAMLKKIGTLARKDIELMLGDKVFLETWVKVKKNWRDKKLDLADFGYNEKEY from the coding sequence ATGACATTTAAATCAGGCTTTGTAGCTATTTTAGGACGTCCCAATGTTGGGAAGTCAACTTTTTTGAACCACGTCATGGGGCAAAAAATTGCCATCATGAGTGATAAGGCGCAGACAACGCGCAACAAGATTATGGGAATCTACACGACCGATAAGGAACAGATTGTCTTTATCGATACGCCAGGGATTCATAAACCTAAGACAGCCCTTGGAGACTTCATGGTAGAGTCTGCCTATAGTACCCTTCGGGAAGTCGATACGGTTCTCTTTATGGTGCCGGCAGATGAACCACGTGGGAAGGGTGACGATATGATTATCGAACGCCTCAAAGCAGCCAAGGTGCCCGTTATCCTTGTGGTGAATAAGATCGACAAGGTACACCCAGACCAACTTTTGGCACAAATCGATGATTTCCGTAGTCAAATGGACTTCAAGGAAATTGTGCCGATTTCAGCCCTGCAAGGAAATAATGTTTCGCATTTGATTGATATTTTGAGCGAAAACTTGGAAGAAGGTTTCCAATATTTCCCTGCTGATCAGATTACGGACCATCCAGAGCGTTTCTTGGTTTCTGAAATGATTCGGGAAAAGGTCTTGCACTTGACGCGGGAAGAAATTCCCCATTCTGTTGCAGTAGTCGTGGATTCCATGAAGCGGGATGAGGAGACCGATAAAGTCCATATCCGTGCGACCATCATGGTGGAACGTGATAGCCAAAAAGGGATTATCATCGGAAAAGGCGGTGCCATGCTCAAGAAGATTGGAACCCTTGCGCGTAAGGATATTGAACTGATGCTGGGGGACAAAGTCTTCCTAGAAACCTGGGTCAAGGTTAAGAAAAATTGGCGGGATAAGAAATTAGACCTTGCCGATTTCGGATACAACGAAAAAGAATATTAA
- a CDS encoding diacylglycerol kinase family protein, whose product MDSQDNKRKWKNRELIASLEFALTGIFTAFKEERNMRKHALSAILAIVAGFLFGISATEWLFLLLSVSLVIAFEIMNSALENVVDLASDYHFSMLAKNAKDMAAGAVLVISGFALVTGLMIFVPKLWALVLG is encoded by the coding sequence ATGGACTCACAAGACAATAAACGAAAATGGAAAAATCGAGAACTGATTGCCAGTCTTGAATTTGCTTTAACAGGGATTTTTACAGCCTTTAAAGAAGAAAGAAATATGCGCAAGCATGCTCTTTCAGCTATCTTAGCGATTGTTGCCGGCTTCCTTTTTGGCATTTCAGCAACAGAGTGGCTCTTTCTACTCTTAAGTGTTTCTTTGGTGATTGCCTTTGAAATCATGAATTCTGCTCTTGAAAATGTAGTGGATTTGGCGAGTGATTACCATTTCTCCATGCTGGCCAAAAATGCCAAGGATATGGCGGCAGGAGCAGTTCTCGTTATTTCGGGTTTTGCCTTGGTGACAGGTCTCATGATATTTGTGCCCAAATTATGGGCTCTAGTACTTGGATAA
- the ybeY gene encoding rRNA maturation RNase YbeY: MYIEMVDETGQVSQEIIKQTQEILEFAAKKLGKEDKEMAVTFVTNERSHELNLEYRDTDRPTDVISLEYKPEMDIAFSEEDLEDHPELAEMMAEFDTYIGELFISVDKAREQAAEYGHSFEREMGFLAVHGFLHINGYDHYTPEEEKEMFGLQEEILTAYGLTRQ, from the coding sequence ATGTATATTGAAATGGTTGATGAGACCGGTCAAGTCTCTCAAGAAATAATCAAACAAACCCAGGAAATTTTAGAATTTGCTGCAAAAAAATTGGGCAAAGAAGACAAGGAAATGGCAGTGACCTTTGTAACCAACGAACGCAGCCATGAATTGAACTTGGAATACCGTGATACGGATCGCCCAACGGATGTAATTAGTCTGGAATACAAACCAGAGATGGATATTGCTTTTTCAGAAGAAGATTTAGAAGACCATCCAGAATTAGCAGAAATGATGGCAGAGTTTGATACCTATATTGGAGAGCTCTTTATTTCTGTAGATAAGGCGCGTGAGCAAGCGGCTGAGTATGGCCATAGCTTTGAGCGCGAGATGGGCTTTTTAGCAGTGCATGGCTTCCTTCATATCAACGGTTATGATCACTACACTCCGGAAGAAGAGAAGGAAATGTTTGGCTTACAGGAAGAGATTTTGACAGCCTATGGACTCACAAGACAATAA
- the tetB(46) gene encoding tetracycline efflux ABC transporter Tet(46) subunit B — MKVLKRLLSRITLYPTVFLVGFICLLLATIFSELSPFILQKMIDGPLTALTHSGEQGQLLQMGGFYLLVLSIGQLISYLGNRILLHGSNQVTANLRDQAFQVMQGLPISYFDDKPAGKIATRIVNDTETLRTQFYNSCMVLIIFLVRFLFVLGILFYLSPMMGLLLCLVFPIFYGIQYLYKVMTDQPMKDFFDARSEVNTQVNELLHGASMIQLYGQEPHVIEEFEATTQKMLWANDRILLADSIASWTLTELLKYLVIAGILTIAGMSYLKGNIGVTAGFLFININYVMNLFELMAALSRQFPNIRRSLETGSRVLTFLDQPLEADGVLELKIEKAQVVFDDVQFAYEEGKPVLQDIAFQASPGETIALVGHTGSGKSSIMNLLYRFYDPQDGAILIDGQDIRQVSRESLRSHMGIVLQDPYLFTGTIASNVAMSQDHIDRDAIKDALKKVGAWPFVERLEKGIDHPVVEKGSAFSSGERQLISFARTLYMNPKILILDEATSHIDTETEEIIQQAMAVLQKGRTTFIIAHRLSTIQDADQILVLSEGRIVERGQHADLIAHGGIYAQMHAIQQTVE, encoded by the coding sequence ATGAAAGTATTGAAACGATTATTATCTAGGATCACGCTTTATCCTACAGTCTTTCTTGTTGGCTTTATTTGTCTCTTATTAGCGACCATCTTTTCTGAGTTGTCTCCATTCATTCTTCAAAAGATGATTGATGGGCCTTTGACCGCACTGACCCATAGTGGAGAGCAAGGTCAGCTACTCCAGATGGGAGGTTTTTATCTCTTGGTCTTAAGCATTGGACAGCTGATTAGCTACCTAGGGAATCGGATCTTGCTACACGGAAGCAATCAAGTAACGGCTAACCTAAGAGACCAAGCCTTTCAAGTCATGCAAGGTCTACCGATCTCTTATTTTGATGATAAGCCGGCTGGAAAGATCGCGACAAGAATTGTCAATGATACGGAAACCTTGCGGACTCAGTTTTATAACTCCTGTATGGTGTTGATTATCTTTTTAGTACGTTTTCTCTTTGTTCTAGGGATTCTCTTTTACCTGAGCCCTATGATGGGCCTTCTCTTGTGTTTGGTCTTTCCGATTTTCTACGGGATCCAGTATCTCTACAAGGTCATGACGGACCAGCCAATGAAGGATTTCTTTGATGCGAGAAGCGAGGTCAATACCCAGGTCAATGAACTCTTGCATGGTGCCAGCATGATCCAACTCTACGGGCAAGAGCCCCATGTTATCGAGGAGTTTGAAGCCACTACCCAGAAGATGCTATGGGCTAATGACCGGATCCTTTTAGCTGATTCAATCGCTTCTTGGACCTTGACGGAATTGCTCAAGTATTTGGTCATTGCAGGTATTTTGACCATCGCTGGCATGTCTTACTTAAAAGGGAATATTGGTGTGACGGCTGGTTTCTTGTTTATCAATATCAACTATGTCATGAACCTCTTTGAACTAATGGCTGCCCTTAGTCGTCAATTTCCGAATATTCGGCGATCACTAGAGACGGGGAGTCGTGTCCTTACCTTCTTGGATCAACCCTTAGAGGCCGATGGTGTATTGGAGCTGAAGATAGAAAAGGCTCAAGTCGTGTTTGATGATGTTCAATTTGCTTATGAAGAAGGCAAGCCAGTTTTACAGGATATTGCCTTTCAGGCGAGCCCTGGGGAAACCATCGCCCTTGTGGGCCATACTGGGTCAGGTAAGTCTTCCATTATGAACCTGCTCTATCGTTTCTATGATCCTCAAGATGGAGCGATTTTGATCGATGGGCAAGATATTCGCCAAGTCTCTCGTGAGAGCCTGCGAAGCCACATGGGCATTGTTCTGCAAGATCCTTATCTATTTACAGGAACCATTGCCAGTAATGTGGCCATGAGTCAGGATCATATTGACCGGGATGCGATCAAAGATGCGCTGAAAAAAGTCGGGGCTTGGCCTTTTGTAGAGCGCCTTGAAAAGGGAATCGACCATCCAGTGGTTGAAAAGGGTTCCGCCTTCTCAAGTGGGGAGCGTCAACTGATTTCCTTTGCTCGAACCCTCTATATGAATCCGAAAATTTTGATTCTGGATGAAGCGACCTCCCACATTGATACGGAGACAGAGGAGATTATTCAACAGGCCATGGCAGTCCTACAGAAAGGTCGGACCACCTTTATCATTGCACACCGCTTATCGACCATTCAAGATGCGGATCAGATCCTGGTTCTATCAGAAGGACGTATTGTCGAACGTGGGCAACATGCAGACTTAATTGCCCATGGTGGCATTTATGCCCAGATGCATGCCATCCAACAAACGGTTGAATAA
- the tetA(46) gene encoding tetracycline efflux ABC transporter Tet(46) subunit A, translating to MIRAIWEYIRERKWRYISIAVVLILYDYTLLIPTQVIQRLVDHLSQQTLTKSNFVWDMVLLVGSAILNYLTAFYWQLRLFQSSIHFKSTLQEQAFRKLVAMRRPFFEKFRSGDLLTRFTTDVDGMADMAGYGMMIILYGGGLFTFIILAMFFLSWQLTLICFIPMIFLVVSTYFLSKKQEDYIEQNREAVAQLNDEVLESIEGIRVMRAYSRRDQQVKQFQTKTASLAKTGDKIASIQYSFGPLALLFIGVSTVLLLVFGGQSLASGQLSLGKLLALQLYLVFLVEPMWMLSDFILVYQTGQMSFKKLKEVIDETDDLEPDGPHFLEQIDSVEFKDYSFRYPGAERESLSGIDWTVQKGQIVGIVGRTGSGKTSLVRQFLRQYPVGEGEFLVNQQPIVAYNRRSIEDKIGYVSQEHILFSKSIRDNIALGKNGASEEDLVEAVAQAAFADDLERMSQGMDTMIGEKGVSVSGGQKQRISLARAFLRDADLLLLDDSLSAVDAKTEQAIIDSIQTERKGKTTIIVSHRLSAVHQADWIIVLDQGQIVEEGRASDLLAQEGWYYEQYQRQQKQEGE from the coding sequence ATGATAAGAGCTATTTGGGAGTATATCAGAGAGCGCAAGTGGCGCTATATTAGCATTGCTGTGGTCCTGATTCTTTATGATTATACCTTATTGATCCCGACTCAAGTTATTCAGCGTTTAGTGGATCATTTGAGTCAGCAGACGCTGACGAAATCCAACTTTGTATGGGATATGGTCCTCTTGGTAGGATCAGCCATCCTCAATTACCTGACGGCTTTTTATTGGCAGTTGCGCCTTTTTCAGTCGTCCATTCATTTTAAGTCGACCCTTCAGGAGCAAGCATTTCGTAAGCTAGTAGCCATGCGGCGTCCCTTTTTTGAGAAATTCCGCTCAGGAGATCTCTTGACGCGCTTTACGACAGATGTCGATGGCATGGCCGATATGGCTGGTTACGGAATGATGATCATCCTTTATGGTGGCGGTTTATTTACCTTTATTATATTGGCCATGTTTTTCCTTTCTTGGCAATTGACTTTGATTTGTTTTATCCCCATGATATTTCTTGTCGTATCCACCTATTTTTTGAGTAAAAAGCAGGAGGATTACATTGAGCAAAACAGGGAAGCAGTCGCGCAGTTAAACGATGAGGTCTTGGAGTCTATCGAAGGGATTCGGGTCATGCGTGCCTATAGTAGACGGGACCAGCAGGTCAAACAGTTCCAAACAAAAACAGCTAGTCTTGCTAAAACAGGAGATAAAATCGCCTCTATTCAATATTCTTTTGGCCCTTTAGCCCTTTTGTTTATTGGAGTTTCGACTGTCTTACTCTTGGTATTTGGAGGTCAATCCTTAGCTAGTGGGCAATTGAGCTTAGGAAAACTATTGGCCTTGCAACTGTATTTGGTCTTCTTGGTTGAGCCTATGTGGATGCTATCAGATTTTATCTTGGTCTACCAGACTGGGCAAATGTCCTTTAAGAAGTTAAAAGAAGTGATTGATGAAACAGATGATTTAGAGCCAGATGGTCCGCATTTCTTGGAACAAATTGATTCGGTAGAGTTTAAGGATTATTCCTTCCGCTATCCTGGTGCTGAACGAGAGAGCCTGTCAGGTATTGATTGGACCGTTCAGAAAGGCCAAATAGTAGGGATTGTTGGTCGTACCGGATCAGGAAAGACTAGTCTGGTTCGACAATTCTTGCGGCAGTACCCAGTTGGTGAGGGAGAATTCTTGGTCAACCAGCAACCGATCGTTGCCTACAACCGGCGCTCCATTGAAGATAAAATTGGCTATGTTTCCCAAGAACATATTTTATTCTCGAAATCCATTCGTGACAATATTGCTCTGGGTAAAAATGGTGCTAGTGAAGAGGATTTAGTGGAAGCGGTAGCCCAAGCTGCTTTTGCGGATGATCTCGAGCGGATGTCTCAGGGAATGGACACCATGATCGGTGAAAAAGGGGTCTCTGTATCAGGAGGTCAAAAACAACGGATCTCTCTGGCGCGTGCCTTTTTAAGGGATGCAGATCTCTTGTTGTTAGATGATTCCCTTTCTGCAGTGGATGCCAAGACCGAACAGGCCATTATTGACAGCATTCAAACAGAGCGGAAAGGCAAGACGACCATCATTGTTTCTCATCGCTTGTCTGCTGTCCATCAGGCGGATTGGATCATTGTCTTGGATCAAGGACAGATTGTCGAAGAAGGCAGAGCTAGTGATCTGCTGGCTCAAGAGGGTTGGTACTACGAACAATACCAACGGCAACAAAAACAGGAAGGAGAATAA
- a CDS encoding GNAT family N-acetyltransferase, translating to MENLYVKLAAYREMETERLRLRPVTLEDAPAMFEYASDETVTRYTFPTNQSLEETCNNIALFYLASPLGRWGIELKENGKFIGTIDLLDLDLSLKKGSIGYVLNKDYWNQGLATEATKTVIALAFEQLGMNKLIAVHDKENPASGRVMAKAGMQFSHEEAYAMLDPHEKGRMVTRVHYVLAKEEYLAEK from the coding sequence ATGGAAAATTTATATGTGAAGTTAGCGGCTTATCGTGAAATGGAGACAGAGCGTTTACGTTTGCGTCCGGTCACTCTTGAAGATGCACCGGCTATGTTTGAGTACGCTTCTGATGAGACTGTTACGCGCTATACCTTTCCAACCAATCAAAGTCTTGAAGAGACGTGTAATAACATTGCCCTCTTTTACCTAGCTAGCCCACTTGGAAGATGGGGGATCGAGCTCAAAGAAAATGGAAAATTTATCGGAACGATTGATTTACTGGATTTGGATCTTTCTCTGAAGAAGGGGAGTATAGGCTATGTTCTGAATAAAGACTATTGGAACCAAGGTCTTGCGACAGAAGCTACCAAGACAGTGATTGCCCTAGCTTTTGAACAGTTAGGGATGAACAAGCTCATTGCCGTTCATGATAAGGAAAACCCAGCTTCTGGACGGGTGATGGCCAAAGCAGGGATGCAATTTTCCCACGAAGAAGCTTATGCGATGCTAGACCCGCATGAAAAAGGGCGAATGGTGACGAGAGTCCATTATGTCCTCGCGAAGGAAGAATATTTGGCAGAAAAATGA
- the ald gene encoding alanine dehydrogenase, translated as MLIGIPKEIKNNENRVGLTPAGVHSLVGKGHQVLVETNAGLGSGFADEDYTKQGATIVATAAEAWAAELVVKVKEPLAEEYGFLREDLLLFTYLHMAAAPELADAMVAAKTTGVAYETVRDLEGQLPLLVPMSEVAGRMAVQIGAHFLTKQEGGSGVLLGGVPGVPKGKVTIIGGGVVGTHAARIALGLGAQVTILDISAKRLSVLEDVFGHQIQTLMSNPFNIEASVRDADVVIGAVLIPGAKAPKLVTDDMVKQMRPGSVIVDVAVDQGGVIETADRVTTHTEPVYEKHGVLHYAVANIPGAVARTSTIALTNVTLPYVEALADKGFHKAIALDEGLRQGVTTYQGHITSQPVAEGLERDFTPIDELV; from the coding sequence ATGTTAATTGGTATTCCAAAAGAAATAAAAAACAACGAAAATCGGGTCGGTTTGACACCAGCTGGCGTACACAGCTTGGTGGGCAAGGGCCATCAAGTTTTGGTGGAAACAAATGCTGGACTTGGCTCTGGCTTTGCGGATGAAGATTACACAAAACAAGGGGCAACTATCGTTGCGACTGCTGCAGAGGCTTGGGCAGCTGAATTGGTCGTCAAAGTAAAGGAACCCCTCGCTGAAGAATACGGCTTCCTTCGTGAAGACCTCTTGCTCTTCACTTACTTGCACATGGCTGCCGCTCCTGAATTAGCAGATGCCATGGTTGCTGCTAAGACAACTGGGGTAGCTTACGAAACAGTGCGAGACCTTGAAGGACAATTACCACTCTTGGTCCCAATGAGTGAGGTTGCTGGACGGATGGCCGTGCAAATCGGAGCACACTTCCTCACCAAACAAGAAGGAGGATCAGGCGTTCTCTTAGGTGGTGTACCTGGTGTTCCTAAAGGAAAAGTCACCATTATCGGAGGTGGGGTCGTTGGAACCCATGCAGCTCGTATCGCTCTTGGACTCGGTGCCCAAGTCACCATCTTGGATATCAGTGCCAAACGTTTGTCAGTTCTAGAAGATGTCTTCGGTCACCAAATCCAAACCCTCATGTCCAACCCATTTAACATTGAAGCCAGCGTCCGTGATGCCGATGTTGTCATCGGGGCTGTCTTGATTCCTGGTGCAAAAGCTCCAAAATTAGTGACGGACGATATGGTCAAACAAATGCGTCCAGGTTCTGTGATCGTCGACGTTGCAGTTGACCAAGGTGGGGTTATTGAGACAGCAGACCGTGTGACTACTCATACGGAGCCTGTTTACGAAAAACATGGTGTGCTCCACTATGCCGTTGCCAATATTCCAGGTGCTGTCGCTCGCACGTCTACCATCGCCCTTACCAACGTAACTCTTCCTTATGTGGAAGCTTTAGCTGACAAAGGGTTCCATAAGGCTATCGCCCTTGATGAAGGCTTACGCCAAGGGGTTACTACTTATCAAGGCCACATCACTAGCCAACCGGTTGCAGAAGGCCTAGAGCGCGACTTCACACCAATCGACGAATTAGTATAA
- a CDS encoding PhoH family protein, which translates to MKEHSIDIQLSHPDDLFHLFGSNERHLRLMEQELDVVIHARTEIVQVIGQEEDCEKARQVIEALLILVNRGMTIGTPDVVTAIQMVRNDELDKFVALYEEEIIKDSYGKPIRVKTLGQKIYVDSVKHHDVTFGIGPAGTGKTFLAVTLAVTALKRGQVKRIILTRPAVEAGESLGFLPGDLKEKVDPYLRPVYDALYQILGKDQTTRMMEREIIEIAPLAYMRGRTLDDAFVILDEAQNTTIMQMKMFLTRLGFNSKMIVNGDTSQIDLPRNVKSGLIDAQEKLKNISQIDFVHFSAKDVVRHPVVAEIIRAYEPIPNPVFKEKLDVEEEAE; encoded by the coding sequence TTGAAAGAACATTCAATTGATATTCAATTAAGTCATCCAGATGATCTCTTCCATTTATTTGGATCCAATGAACGTCACTTGCGCTTGATGGAGCAAGAGTTGGATGTGGTGATCCATGCCCGAACAGAAATTGTCCAGGTCATCGGTCAAGAAGAAGATTGTGAAAAAGCTAGACAAGTTATTGAGGCTTTGCTAATCTTGGTGAATCGTGGCATGACTATCGGGACGCCGGATGTCGTAACAGCTATTCAAATGGTTCGTAATGATGAGTTGGATAAGTTTGTTGCCTTGTATGAAGAAGAAATCATCAAGGATAGCTACGGCAAGCCCATTCGGGTCAAAACACTGGGTCAAAAGATTTATGTGGATAGTGTCAAGCACCATGATGTCACCTTCGGGATTGGACCAGCGGGGACTGGTAAGACCTTTCTAGCGGTGACCTTGGCAGTGACCGCCCTCAAGCGTGGTCAAGTCAAGCGGATCATTTTGACACGTCCAGCTGTAGAAGCAGGAGAAAGCCTTGGTTTCCTTCCAGGGGATCTCAAGGAAAAGGTAGACCCTTATCTACGTCCAGTTTATGATGCCCTCTACCAAATCTTGGGCAAGGACCAGACCACTCGGATGATGGAACGGGAGATTATTGAGATTGCTCCTTTAGCTTATATGCGGGGTCGGACCTTGGATGATGCTTTCGTCATTCTCGATGAAGCGCAAAATACAACCATCATGCAGATGAAGATGTTCTTGACCCGTCTTGGTTTTAACTCCAAGATGATTGTCAATGGAGACACCAGCCAGATTGACCTACCTCGAAATGTCAAATCCGGCTTGATTGATGCCCAGGAGAAATTAAAAAATATTTCTCAGATCGACTTTGTGCATTTCTCTGCTAAGGATGTTGTTCGCCATCCTGTTGTAGCAGAAATCATTCGGGCCTACGAGCCAATCCCAAATCCAGTGTTCAAAGAAAAACTGGATGTGGAAGAAGAAGCAGAATAA
- a CDS encoding YozE family protein, protein MRKSFYTWLMTERNPKSNAPKALLADLAFHETAFPKHTDDFDEVSRFLEEHASFSFNLGDFDAIWEEYLGH, encoded by the coding sequence ATGCGAAAATCATTTTATACTTGGCTGATGACAGAGCGCAATCCCAAAAGCAATGCTCCCAAGGCCCTTCTGGCAGATCTGGCCTTTCATGAGACAGCCTTTCCAAAGCATACAGATGATTTTGATGAGGTGAGTCGCTTTCTGGAAGAGCATGCCAGTTTCTCCTTTAATTTAGGAGATTTTGATGCAATTTGGGAAGAATACCTAGGTCATTAA
- the cvfB gene encoding RNA-binding virulence regulatory protein CvfB: MNTNLAHDIVGLVTDENDRFYFVQKDGQTYALDKAEGEHALGESVKGFAYTDMKQRLRLTTLEVTARQDQFGWGTVTEVRKDLGVFVDTGLPDKEIVVSLDILPEIKDLWPKKGDKLFVRLEVDKKDRIWGVLAYQEDFQRIARPAYNNMQNQNWPAIVYRLKLSGTFVYLPENNMLGFIHPSERYAEPRLGQVLDARVIGFREVDRTLNLSLKPRSFEMLENDAQMILAYLESNGGFMTLNDKSSPEEIKAIFGISKGQFKKALGGLMKAGKITQDAFGTELK, from the coding sequence ATGAATACCAATCTCGCACATGATATCGTGGGCCTTGTTACGGATGAAAATGACCGCTTTTACTTTGTCCAAAAGGATGGGCAGACCTATGCCTTAGATAAGGCTGAAGGAGAGCATGCTCTTGGAGAATCCGTCAAAGGCTTTGCCTATACTGATATGAAGCAACGTTTGCGTTTGACCACTCTAGAAGTCACAGCACGTCAGGACCAATTTGGCTGGGGGACAGTGACAGAAGTTCGTAAGGACCTGGGTGTTTTTGTCGATACGGGCTTACCAGACAAGGAGATCGTCGTCTCTCTTGATATCCTGCCAGAAATCAAGGATCTGTGGCCGAAAAAAGGTGATAAACTCTTTGTTCGTCTGGAAGTCGATAAAAAAGACCGGATCTGGGGTGTCTTGGCTTACCAAGAAGACTTCCAACGGATTGCCCGTCCAGCCTACAATAACATGCAGAACCAAAACTGGCCGGCTATCGTCTATCGCTTAAAGCTTTCAGGGACTTTTGTTTATCTACCTGAGAACAATATGCTGGGCTTTATCCATCCAAGTGAGCGCTATGCTGAACCTCGTTTGGGACAAGTCCTAGATGCTCGGGTTATTGGTTTCCGAGAGGTGGATCGGACCTTGAACTTGTCACTAAAGCCACGCTCGTTTGAAATGCTGGAAAATGATGCACAGATGATTTTGGCATATTTAGAAAGCAATGGAGGCTTTATGACCTTGAATGATAAGTCTTCCCCAGAAGAAATTAAGGCAATCTTTGGCATTTCCAAGGGGCAGTTCAAAAAAGCTCTGGGAGGCTTGATGAAAGCAGGGAAAATTACACAGGATGCCTTTGGTACAGAATTAAAATAA